In a genomic window of Siniperca chuatsi isolate FFG_IHB_CAS linkage group LG1, ASM2008510v1, whole genome shotgun sequence:
- the LOC122874783 gene encoding uncharacterized protein LOC122874783 produces MMERFKLSILWQGLTLFLLGRACEASSLGLTVHVVPLDSNGGNTVRAHFSAIAPSPCPALSGLCAVGEDCLVHTTSLPFIGTKPKSGWCVRQWQKTVPSSYNATINLGSNTELYVSMKAGPTVRANSGRLNQPAFVALPPPLRARVNCPHHFYLSVKDLDGDTVRCRFARPEQGECRTCPQHSFIELDEEKCMLTFTGKAPAGQYFIYLMAEDLIPVPKISYATDNKPLSSVPVHLSLTVEESTSSCSDEPVATGETPIEDSTLFVLPYQEVKFTVNFMSQLESVLEVAVVGPPELYRTGFKSVGSLATMTMAWVRSENQLARLLPICFAVNTKSLQSEPRCVWLYQREMRTLPAGTELKCEKTEMTLLLPVDSLSNINLAELQLNSPTCPVTYNNTHLTARISLNGCGTKTVHSGSELVYTNTLQSVRPYTMVSRLPSLILPLVCRIPGVQAKGPQYKVGLPTETETFGRVGFWIELHLPGEGPLAKFTRVPKFRSLNSSPGRVRREAESTSKSNSTSTSSSNNSPAIGSRIKQLDLYVLSNCSIARAEMIVSNCIESATEDFVETHPILQQGCTASNSTLEIITTQTNSKVYRLDLSTMENKGSKMFIQCTVNLCIATMPSQKCPTLCTRSLDQKTLVSSLFTSTYTIRSGPISLVVTTPAPSTTTTFTTTTTPTTTKSTTTTTIKTTKPTQSTTTSHAPEQASAVAAGVILTTINIFLQNIFLY; encoded by the exons ATGATGGAAAGATTCAAACTGAGTATCCTGTGGCAGGGCCTGACTCTGTTCCTGTTAGGCCGGGCCTGCGAAGCCTCTTCTCTGGGGCTGACAGTCCATGTTGTGCCCCTGGACAGCAATGGAGGGAATACG GTGCGGGCTCATTTCAGTGCCATCGCTCCCAGTCCTTGTCCAGCTTTGTCTGGACTCTGTGCTGTAGGGGAGGACTGTCTGGTTCACACTACCTCATTACCTTTCATCGGCACCAAACCCAAGTCTGGCTGGTGTGTCCGCCAGTGGCAGAAAACTGTCCCCAGTAGTTACAACGCCACCATCAATTTAGG GTCCAACACAGAGTTGTATGTATCAATGAAAGCAGGACCAACAGTTCGGGCAAACAGCGGGAGACTCAACCAACCTGCTTTTGTtgctctccctcctccactaag GGCCCGTGTGAACTGCCCTCACCACTTCTATCTGTCGGTGAAAGACCTGGATGGTGACACGGTGCGATGCCGCTTTGCCCGCCCAGAACAGGGAGAGTGCCGCACCTGCCCTCAGCACTCTTTTATAGAGCTGGATGAG GAGAAATGCATGTTGACATTCACTGGAAAAGCACCTGCAGGACAGTATTTCATCTACCTGATGGCGGAGGACCTGATTCCTGTGCCCAAAATAAGCTACGCCACAGACAACAAACCCCTGAGCTCTGTCCCTGTGCACCTCTCTCTCACTG TGGAGGAGTCGACTTCCAGCTGCAGTGATGAACCTGTGGCAACAGGTGAGACCCCCATAGAGGACTCCACGCTGTTTGTCCTGCCGTACCAGGAGGTGAAATTCACCGTCAACTTTATGTCACAGCTGGAGAG TGTTTTAGAGGTAGCAGTGGTTGGCCCCCCTGAACTCTACAGGACTGGTTTCAAATCAGTCGGCTCCCTGGCAACGATGACCATGGCCTGGGTCCGCTCCGAAAACCAACTGGCCCGCCTTTTGCCCATCTGCTTTGCTGTGAATACCAAGAG TTTGCAGTCAGAGCCCAGATGCGTGTGGCTGTACCAAA GGGAGATGAGGACGCTACCTGCCGGAACAG AGCTAAAGTGTGAGAAGACAGAGATGACTCTGTTGCTCCCTGTCGACTCCCTGAGTAACATCAACCTGGCCGAGCTGCAGCTCAACAGCCCCACCTGTCCCGTCacctacaacaacacacacttgACTGCACGCATCTCCTTGAATGGCTGCGGCACCAAGACTGTG CACTCTGGTTCAGAGCTGGTTTACACCAACACCTTGCAAAGTGTGCGTCCGTACACTATGGTCAGCCGCCTGCCCtccctcatcctccctctggTCTGCCGTATCCCCGGAGTCCAGGCAAAGGGGCCGCAGTACAAGGTCGGCCTGCCCACAGAGACGGAGACCTTCGGTCGGGTTGGCTTTTGGATAGAACTTCACCTCCCAGGAGAGGGGCCCCTGGCAAAATTCACACGCGTCCCCAAGTTTCGTTCCCTCAATAGCTCGCCAGGACGAGTGCGTCGGGAAGCGGAATCAACATCAAAGAGTAACAgcacctccaccagctcctcTAATAACAGCCCTGCCATCGGGTCCAGGATCAAGCAGCTGGACCTCTATGTGTTGTCCAACTGCAGCATTGCTCGAGCTGAGATGATAGTGAGCAATTGTATTGAGTCTGCGACGGAGGACTTCGTAGAAACCCACCCCATTCTGCAGCAAGG gTGTACAGCTTCCAACAGCACATTAGAGATTATTACAACACAAACCAATTCCAAGGTTTACCGCCTTGATTTGAGCACCATGGAGAACAAAGGATCAAAG aTGTTTATCCAGTGCACAGTCAATCTGTGCATCGCCACCATGCCCTCTCAGAAGTGCCCTACTCTGTGTACCCGCTCCCTTGATCAGAAAACACTGGTCAGCAGTTTGTTTACCAGCACCTACACCATCCGCTCGGGGCCCATTAGCCTTGTGGTCACCACTCCTGCACCATCCACAACAACCACTTTTACAACCACTACTACACCAACTACAACTaaaagtactactactactaccattaAAACTACCAAACCTACCCAGAGCACCACCACCTCACATG CTCCAGAACAGGCCTCAGCTGTGGCAGCAGGAGTGATTTTGACAACTATCAACATATTTCTTCAAAACATCTTCCTTTACTAA